Proteins found in one Sorghum bicolor cultivar BTx623 chromosome 1, Sorghum_bicolor_NCBIv3, whole genome shotgun sequence genomic segment:
- the LOC110431696 gene encoding 1-acyl-sn-glycerol-3-phosphate acyltransferase 1, chloroplastic — MGTLIRPGPAASPLPIASSSSSGHVAAVGGGEGARSLRHRVSVAVFRSPSTHVLATRWRRRRGTVVRSDAIAGAAAAGDSTPALSGLQLAPRVRGVCFYLVTAVAAIFLFVAMVVVHPLVLLFDRYRRRVQHYIAKIWATLTISMFYKLEVEGMENLPPNNSPGVYVANHQSFLDIYTLLTLGRCFKFISKTSIFMFPIIGWAMYLLGVIPLRRMDSRSQLDCLKRCVDLVGKGASVFFFPEGTRSRDGKLGVFKRGAFSVAAKTGAPVIPITLIGTGKLMPSGMEGILNSGSVKVIIHRPIQGNDAETLCSKARNVIADTLVLHGYGVH, encoded by the exons ATGGGGACGCTCATCCGGCCGGGGCCCGCCGCGTCGCCTCTCCCCATcgcttcctcctcctcgtccggcCACG TGGCGGCCGTTGGCGGCGGCGAAGGGGCGAGGAGCTTGCGGCATCGGGTGTCGGTGGCGGTGTTCCGGTCCCCGAGTACGCATGTTCTGGCGACGAGATGGCGCCGGCGGAGAGGTACGGTTGTGCGGTCGGATGCCATCGCCGGCGCCGCGGCAGCTGGGGATTCGACGCCGGCACTGTCAG GCCTGCAATTGGCTCCCAGAGTCAGAGGGGTTTGCTTCTATTTGGTGACTGCAGTTGCAGCAATCTTTTTGTTTGTAGCTATGGTTGTGGTTCATCCACTCGTGCTACTATTTGACCGGTACCGTAGGAGAGTGCAGCACTACATCGCGAAGATTTGGGCTACGTTGACAATTTCCATGTTCTACAAGCTTGAGGTTGAGGGAATGGAAAATCTACCTCCAAATAATAGTCCTGGTGTCTATGTTGCTAACCATCAGAGCTTCTTGGATATTTATACCCTTCTTACTCTAGGGAGGTGCTTCAAATTTATAAGCAAGACCAGTATCTTTATGTTCCCTATTATAGGGTGGGCTATGTATCTCTTGGGTGTGATTCCTCTGCGGCGTATGGACAGCAGGAGCCAGCTG GATTGTCTCAAACGGTGCGTGGACTTGGTGGGAAAAGgagcttctgtatttttctttcCAGAGGGTACTCGAAGTAGAGATGGCAAGTTAGGTGTATTTAAG CGTGGTGCATTCAGTGTCGCCGCAAAGACCGGAGCTCCTGTGATACCTATTACTCTTATCGGAACTGGGAAATTGATGCCTTCTGGAATGGAAGGAATTCTCAATTCAGGTTCAGTAAAGGTGATTATTCACCGACCTATTCAAGGAAATGATGCAGAAACATTATGTTCCAAAGCAAGGAATGTGATAGCAGATACTCTTGTTCTACATGGTTATGGAGTGCATTAA
- the LOC8065809 gene encoding uncharacterized protein LOC8065809 isoform X2, giving the protein MILRTYGRRSRSFSDGGGGVSSSQDAFDFDADDDVLGSSASQPLPLPPSQESSSMWDFDEDPPPSPPRSQPEGRRRGRGGARRGGGGGGWELAEAPAVAPTATLMEAEEYGEMMESVDEVTFALDGLRPAAQKRTRRASLLALLGICASAERRRVLRAQGLIQQIIDAILVLDIDDPPCAIAAGALLFVLASDVQDNNSLDSETCVRFLLKLLNPPVNVVDAKAPSIGSKLLGISKFQMLNGSNKDADSSSEDILLKVEEILLSCKEIKPLGRDGKRTTRPELCSKWLALLTMEKACLSAVALEDTSDMVLKLGGNFKETLRQLGGLDNIFNVMVNCHSELEKLVKDASTTAVEGKEGAPLQSTTLLLKCFKILENATFLSDNNKTHLLSMTRKLGPKCPSLPFVGVILNIIELLSALSLLQKPSTVSRKADPKNTEVCNGACSDSRDLNLLNDHGKCNNSKKKSLLLNPRRQDCSSSKSEASHITISSSSVICQSQRTLNSSSFSSNGASSGSFGVKRSNGASLKLNVRKDRSKANPIRGKSGWISIKADSSDWNSREMAKKRRLSENVHTDLSNGGDDPFAFDAIDQEPSNWDLFGPKRKPPQKRAKRSNGEVLDDCGTAIMGSPELCQPEDIYHSGATSDSKAVDESNLLEDCLLASVKVLMNLANDNPSGCEQIASCGGINTMAALIIKHFPSFDFSMDSNNQMKERVSAGDLLSSQNSKSLQIKTKQLRDYELDFLVAILGLLVNLVEKDSLNRVRLANARVSVNLSQNPDSKEVQRDVIPLLCSIFLASQGTGETAEAISPDDEESLLQGEREAEMMIVEAYAALVLAFLSTESMKVRGAISSCLPDNNLKVLVPVLEKFVSFHLQLNMMTRETHSAVTEVIERCRQS; this is encoded by the exons ATGATCCTGCGCACGTACGGGCGCAGATCCCGCTCCTTCTCCGACGGCGGGGGCGGGGTTTCGTCGTCGCAGGACGCGTTCGACTtcgacgccgacgacgacgtGCTGGGGTCGTCGGCCTCGCAGCCGCTCCCGCTCCCGCCGTCGCAGGAGTCCTCCTCGATGTGGGACTTCGACGAGGACCCGCCTCCGTCCCCGCCGCGGTCCCAGCCGGAGGGGAGGCGGCGCGGGCGGGGCGGGgcaagaagaggaggaggaggaggagggtggGAGCTCGCGGAAGCCCCCGCGGTGGCGCCGACGGCGACGCTGATGGAGGCCGAGGAGTACGGGGAGATGATGGAGAGCGTGGACGAAGTCACGTTCGCGCTCGACGGGCTCCGCCCCGCCGCGCAGAAGCGGACGCGGCGGGCCAGCCTGCTCGCGCTGCTCGGGATCTGCGCCTCCGCCGAGCGCCGCCGCGTGCTCCGGGCCCAAGG ATTGATACAGCAAATTATCGATGCTATTTTGGTTCTGGACATTGATGATCCTCCCTGCGCTATTGCTGCAGGAGCTCTTTTATTTGTTTTGGCAAGtgac GTCCAAGACAATAATTCACTGGATTCAGAAACTTGTGTCCGTTTCCTTCTTAAATTATTAAACCCTCCGGTGAATGTCGTTGATGCCAAAGCGCCATCGATAGGTTCCAAACTTCTTGGAATCAGTAAATTTCAGATGCTTAACGGTTCCAATAAGGATGCGGACTCTAGTTCAGAGGACATACTTTTAAAagttgaagaaatcctcttaAGCTGCAAAGAGATCAAGCCACTAGGCAGGGATGGTAAGAGAACAACAAGGCCAGAACTATGTTCAAAGTGGCTTGCTTTGTTGACAATGGAAAAGGCGTGCTTGTCTGCTGTTGCATTAGAGG ATACATCTGACATGGTGTTGAAACTTGGAGGAAATTTCAAAGAAACATTAAGGCAGTTGGGTGGCcttgataatatttttaatgtCATGGTGAATTGCCATTCAGAGCTAGAG AAACTTGTAAAGGATGCCTCAACTACGGCTGTGGAGGGAAAGGAAGGAGCTCCTCTGCAAAGTACCACGCTCCTCTTGAAATGTTTCAAAATTTTGGAGAATGCCACATTTCTAAGTGACAACAACAAG ACCCATTTGCTCAGCATGACTCGAAAATTGGGCCCTAAATGCCCCTCACTTCCTTTTGTTGGTGTCATTCTCaatattattgaattactatcAG ctctctctctccttcAGAAACCTTCCACTGTTTCAAGAAAAGCAGATCCAAAAAACACTGAAGTTTGCAATGGGGCCTGCTCTG ACAGTAGAGATTTGAACTTACTGAATGATCATGGCAAGTGCAATAACTCAAAGAAGAAGAGCCTTTTACTGAATCCTAGGCGCCAGGATTGCTCATCCTCCAAATCGGAAGCATCTCATATTACTATCTCTTCTAGTAGTGTTATCTGTCAGTCACAAAGGACACTCAATAGTTCATCTTTTTCAAGCAATGGGGCATCAAGTGGTTCATTTGGAGTGAAACGTAGTAATGGTGCTAGTTTGAAGCTCAATGTAAGAAAGGATCGTTCTAAAGCTAATCCAATCAGAGGAAAAAGTGGTTGGATTTCTATAAAAGCAGACTCTTCTGATTGGAACTCCAGAGAAATGGCAAAAAAGCGGCGTCTATCTGAAAATGTGCACACTGATTTGAGTAATGGTGGTGATGATCCATTTGCATTTGATGCTATTGATCAAGAACCTTCAAATTGGGATCTATTTGGTCCAAAAAGGAAACCACCACAGAAGCGAGCGAAACGATCTAATGGAGAAGTGCTGGATGATTGTGGGACTGCAATAATGGGAAGTCCTGAATTATGTCAACCTGAAGATATTTATCATTCAGGTGCAACTTCTGATTCTAAGGCTGTAGACGAGTCCAATCTTTTGGAAGATTGCCTTTTGGCATCAGTTAAG GTTCTTATGAACTTGGCAAATGACAACCCGTCTGGCTGCGAACAGATTGCGTCATGTGGCGGAATTAATACCATGGCCGCCTTGATCATTAAACATTTCCCCTCATTTGATTTCTCCATGGACAGTAACAATCAAATGAAAGAAAGAGTGTCCGCTGGTGATCTGTTGTCTTCCCAGAACAGCAAGTCACTCCAAATCAAAACTAAGCAATTGCGGGACTATGAACTTGATTTTCTGGTCGCCATATTGGGATTGCTTGTCAACCTTGTGGAGAAGGATAGCCTTAATAG GGTACGACTTGCGAATGCCCGTGTTTCTGTCAATCTATCTCAAAATCCAGATAGCAAAGAGGTACAGAGGGATGTCATACCCCTGCTCTGTTCAATATTCTTAGCGAGTCAAGGTACTGGGGAAACTGCTGAAGCTATATCACCG GATGATGAAGAATCTTTGTTGCAAGGAGAACGCGAAGCTGAAATGATGATTGTTGAGGCCTATGCAGCACTTGTGCTGGCCTTTCTTTCAACGGAAAG TATGAAGGTTCGAGGAGCCATTTCCAGTTGCCTTCCggacaacaacttaaaagttcttGTACCAGTACTAGAGAAATTTGTG TCATTTCATCTgcagctcaacatgatgacaaGGGAAACACATTCAGCTGTCACTGAAGTCATTGAAAGATGCCGGCAATCATAG
- the LOC8065809 gene encoding uncharacterized protein LOC8065809 isoform X1 has translation MILRTYGRRSRSFSDGGGGVSSSQDAFDFDADDDVLGSSASQPLPLPPSQESSSMWDFDEDPPPSPPRSQPEGRRRGRGGARRGGGGGGWELAEAPAVAPTATLMEAEEYGEMMESVDEVTFALDGLRPAAQKRTRRASLLALLGICASAERRRVLRAQGLIQQIIDAILVLDIDDPPCAIAAGALLFVLASDVQDNNSLDSETCVRFLLKLLNPPVNVVDAKAPSIGSKLLGISKFQMLNGSNKDADSSSEDILLKVEEILLSCKEIKPLGRDGKRTTRPELCSKWLALLTMEKACLSAVALEDTSDMVLKLGGNFKETLRQLGGLDNIFNVMVNCHSELEKLVKDASTTAVEGKEGAPLQSTTLLLKCFKILENATFLSDNNKTHLLSMTRKLGPKCPSLPFVGVILNIIELLSALSLLQKPSTVSRKADPKNTEVCNGACSADSRDLNLLNDHGKCNNSKKKSLLLNPRRQDCSSSKSEASHITISSSSVICQSQRTLNSSSFSSNGASSGSFGVKRSNGASLKLNVRKDRSKANPIRGKSGWISIKADSSDWNSREMAKKRRLSENVHTDLSNGGDDPFAFDAIDQEPSNWDLFGPKRKPPQKRAKRSNGEVLDDCGTAIMGSPELCQPEDIYHSGATSDSKAVDESNLLEDCLLASVKVLMNLANDNPSGCEQIASCGGINTMAALIIKHFPSFDFSMDSNNQMKERVSAGDLLSSQNSKSLQIKTKQLRDYELDFLVAILGLLVNLVEKDSLNRVRLANARVSVNLSQNPDSKEVQRDVIPLLCSIFLASQGTGETAEAISPDDEESLLQGEREAEMMIVEAYAALVLAFLSTESMKVRGAISSCLPDNNLKVLVPVLEKFVSFHLQLNMMTRETHSAVTEVIERCRQS, from the exons ATGATCCTGCGCACGTACGGGCGCAGATCCCGCTCCTTCTCCGACGGCGGGGGCGGGGTTTCGTCGTCGCAGGACGCGTTCGACTtcgacgccgacgacgacgtGCTGGGGTCGTCGGCCTCGCAGCCGCTCCCGCTCCCGCCGTCGCAGGAGTCCTCCTCGATGTGGGACTTCGACGAGGACCCGCCTCCGTCCCCGCCGCGGTCCCAGCCGGAGGGGAGGCGGCGCGGGCGGGGCGGGgcaagaagaggaggaggaggaggagggtggGAGCTCGCGGAAGCCCCCGCGGTGGCGCCGACGGCGACGCTGATGGAGGCCGAGGAGTACGGGGAGATGATGGAGAGCGTGGACGAAGTCACGTTCGCGCTCGACGGGCTCCGCCCCGCCGCGCAGAAGCGGACGCGGCGGGCCAGCCTGCTCGCGCTGCTCGGGATCTGCGCCTCCGCCGAGCGCCGCCGCGTGCTCCGGGCCCAAGG ATTGATACAGCAAATTATCGATGCTATTTTGGTTCTGGACATTGATGATCCTCCCTGCGCTATTGCTGCAGGAGCTCTTTTATTTGTTTTGGCAAGtgac GTCCAAGACAATAATTCACTGGATTCAGAAACTTGTGTCCGTTTCCTTCTTAAATTATTAAACCCTCCGGTGAATGTCGTTGATGCCAAAGCGCCATCGATAGGTTCCAAACTTCTTGGAATCAGTAAATTTCAGATGCTTAACGGTTCCAATAAGGATGCGGACTCTAGTTCAGAGGACATACTTTTAAAagttgaagaaatcctcttaAGCTGCAAAGAGATCAAGCCACTAGGCAGGGATGGTAAGAGAACAACAAGGCCAGAACTATGTTCAAAGTGGCTTGCTTTGTTGACAATGGAAAAGGCGTGCTTGTCTGCTGTTGCATTAGAGG ATACATCTGACATGGTGTTGAAACTTGGAGGAAATTTCAAAGAAACATTAAGGCAGTTGGGTGGCcttgataatatttttaatgtCATGGTGAATTGCCATTCAGAGCTAGAG AAACTTGTAAAGGATGCCTCAACTACGGCTGTGGAGGGAAAGGAAGGAGCTCCTCTGCAAAGTACCACGCTCCTCTTGAAATGTTTCAAAATTTTGGAGAATGCCACATTTCTAAGTGACAACAACAAG ACCCATTTGCTCAGCATGACTCGAAAATTGGGCCCTAAATGCCCCTCACTTCCTTTTGTTGGTGTCATTCTCaatattattgaattactatcAG ctctctctctccttcAGAAACCTTCCACTGTTTCAAGAAAAGCAGATCCAAAAAACACTGAAGTTTGCAATGGGGCCTGCTCTG CAGACAGTAGAGATTTGAACTTACTGAATGATCATGGCAAGTGCAATAACTCAAAGAAGAAGAGCCTTTTACTGAATCCTAGGCGCCAGGATTGCTCATCCTCCAAATCGGAAGCATCTCATATTACTATCTCTTCTAGTAGTGTTATCTGTCAGTCACAAAGGACACTCAATAGTTCATCTTTTTCAAGCAATGGGGCATCAAGTGGTTCATTTGGAGTGAAACGTAGTAATGGTGCTAGTTTGAAGCTCAATGTAAGAAAGGATCGTTCTAAAGCTAATCCAATCAGAGGAAAAAGTGGTTGGATTTCTATAAAAGCAGACTCTTCTGATTGGAACTCCAGAGAAATGGCAAAAAAGCGGCGTCTATCTGAAAATGTGCACACTGATTTGAGTAATGGTGGTGATGATCCATTTGCATTTGATGCTATTGATCAAGAACCTTCAAATTGGGATCTATTTGGTCCAAAAAGGAAACCACCACAGAAGCGAGCGAAACGATCTAATGGAGAAGTGCTGGATGATTGTGGGACTGCAATAATGGGAAGTCCTGAATTATGTCAACCTGAAGATATTTATCATTCAGGTGCAACTTCTGATTCTAAGGCTGTAGACGAGTCCAATCTTTTGGAAGATTGCCTTTTGGCATCAGTTAAG GTTCTTATGAACTTGGCAAATGACAACCCGTCTGGCTGCGAACAGATTGCGTCATGTGGCGGAATTAATACCATGGCCGCCTTGATCATTAAACATTTCCCCTCATTTGATTTCTCCATGGACAGTAACAATCAAATGAAAGAAAGAGTGTCCGCTGGTGATCTGTTGTCTTCCCAGAACAGCAAGTCACTCCAAATCAAAACTAAGCAATTGCGGGACTATGAACTTGATTTTCTGGTCGCCATATTGGGATTGCTTGTCAACCTTGTGGAGAAGGATAGCCTTAATAG GGTACGACTTGCGAATGCCCGTGTTTCTGTCAATCTATCTCAAAATCCAGATAGCAAAGAGGTACAGAGGGATGTCATACCCCTGCTCTGTTCAATATTCTTAGCGAGTCAAGGTACTGGGGAAACTGCTGAAGCTATATCACCG GATGATGAAGAATCTTTGTTGCAAGGAGAACGCGAAGCTGAAATGATGATTGTTGAGGCCTATGCAGCACTTGTGCTGGCCTTTCTTTCAACGGAAAG TATGAAGGTTCGAGGAGCCATTTCCAGTTGCCTTCCggacaacaacttaaaagttcttGTACCAGTACTAGAGAAATTTGTG TCATTTCATCTgcagctcaacatgatgacaaGGGAAACACATTCAGCTGTCACTGAAGTCATTGAAAGATGCCGGCAATCATAG